In Marivirga salinae, a single window of DNA contains:
- a CDS encoding tetratricopeptide repeat protein produces MKNYILFLLIPIFFACSNKEQRQESLIQKGYQSLDQGQEKQALNYFESAIDLNQENASAWNGLGVAHYQNGHPYEAVQAFNKAIQYKADYTRAYYNRSNAFYQTGEYYRALDDLEPVLEEYQDSAFAHMAHGLALVGLENYPEAKTSFEKALSLDSENAEIHTNLAAVDYYQKDNESAVKHLENALKLNPQEANAWNLLALIQSEQELYESALESVNEALKSQPGQPYFLNNKGYILTFLGEYEKAYADLRKSIVRDEKNPYVYRNLGILALKQEDYKEAIRQFENAYKRKSDLASLNYYRGEAYRLSDDLDKACEAYQKSLELEEEKGIKAYQKYCK; encoded by the coding sequence ATGAAAAATTACATATTATTTCTACTTATCCCAATCTTTTTTGCTTGTTCAAATAAAGAGCAAAGGCAAGAAAGTTTAATTCAAAAAGGCTATCAATCACTTGATCAAGGGCAGGAGAAACAGGCTTTAAACTATTTTGAAAGTGCTATTGATCTCAATCAGGAGAATGCCTCGGCTTGGAATGGCTTAGGTGTGGCACATTATCAAAATGGACATCCTTATGAAGCTGTTCAGGCATTTAATAAAGCCATTCAATATAAAGCCGATTATACAAGAGCGTATTACAATAGAAGCAATGCCTTTTATCAAACTGGTGAATATTATCGAGCATTAGATGATTTAGAACCCGTTTTGGAAGAATATCAAGATTCAGCATTTGCTCACATGGCACATGGTTTGGCTTTAGTGGGTTTAGAAAATTATCCTGAAGCAAAAACCTCCTTTGAAAAAGCTTTATCCTTAGATTCGGAAAATGCTGAGATCCATACCAATTTGGCAGCAGTAGATTATTATCAAAAAGATAATGAATCAGCCGTTAAGCATTTGGAAAATGCATTAAAGCTAAACCCTCAGGAAGCGAATGCATGGAATTTATTGGCATTGATCCAATCAGAACAGGAATTATACGAATCAGCATTAGAATCGGTAAATGAAGCATTGAAATCACAACCTGGTCAGCCTTATTTTTTAAACAATAAAGGATATATCTTAACTTTTTTGGGTGAATATGAAAAAGCTTATGCCGATTTAAGGAAAAGTATCGTAAGAGATGAAAAAAACCCTTATGTCTATAGAAATTTAGGAATCTTAGCATTAAAACAAGAAGATTATAAAGAAGCCATCCGTCAATTTGAAAATGCATATAAGCGTAAAAGCGATCTTGCTTCCTTAAATTACTATAGGGGAGAAGCTTATCGATTATCTGATGATTTAGATAAAGCCTGTGAAGCTTATCAAAAATCCTTAGAATTAGAAGAAGAGAAAGGAATTAAAGCCTATCAAAAATACTGTAAATAA
- the ffh gene encoding signal recognition particle protein, translating into MFDNLSYKLDRAFKTLKGQGQITEVNVATTVKEIRRALVDADVNFKVAKDVTDRIKEEALGRDVLISVSPGQLLVKITQEELAKMMGEKQVDISTEGSPATILISGLQGSGKTTFSGKLANRLKKQGKQVLLAACDIYRPAAIDQLKVLGEQIGVEVYAEPENKDAVKIAKNAIKFAKDNGKSIVIVDTAGRLAVDEVMMKEISSLKKELNPSETLFVVDSMTGQDAVNTAKTFNEQLDFDGVVLTKLDGDTRGGAALSIRTVVEKPIKFISSGEKMEAIDLFYPDRMAQRILGMGDVVSLVEKAQETFDQEETNRLSKKIRKNQFDFEDFLSQLQQIKKMGNVKDLLGMLPGMGKQIKDLDIDDDAFKPVEAIIRSMTFEERSNPELMNASRKKRIAEGSGTSVQEINNLLKQFKDMRKMMKTMNKMSGSKRGLAGFNPFGK; encoded by the coding sequence ATGTTCGATAATCTCAGTTATAAATTAGATCGCGCTTTTAAAACCCTGAAAGGTCAGGGCCAAATTACAGAAGTAAACGTAGCCACTACTGTTAAAGAAATCCGTAGAGCATTGGTGGATGCCGATGTAAATTTCAAGGTAGCAAAAGACGTTACCGACAGAATTAAAGAAGAAGCTTTAGGTCGAGATGTCTTAATTTCAGTATCCCCAGGTCAACTTTTGGTGAAAATTACTCAAGAAGAGTTAGCCAAAATGATGGGCGAAAAGCAAGTAGACATCAGTACTGAAGGCTCTCCAGCTACCATTTTGATTTCTGGACTTCAAGGTTCTGGTAAAACTACTTTCTCTGGTAAATTAGCCAACAGATTAAAGAAACAAGGAAAGCAAGTCCTTTTAGCCGCTTGTGATATTTACAGACCAGCTGCCATCGATCAGCTAAAGGTATTAGGTGAACAAATTGGCGTAGAAGTTTATGCTGAGCCTGAAAATAAGGACGCAGTTAAAATAGCTAAGAATGCTATTAAATTTGCCAAAGATAATGGCAAAAGCATTGTAATAGTCGATACTGCAGGTCGTTTAGCAGTGGATGAAGTCATGATGAAAGAGATTTCTAGCTTGAAAAAAGAGCTGAATCCTTCTGAAACATTATTTGTAGTGGACTCCATGACGGGTCAGGATGCTGTGAATACTGCCAAGACCTTTAATGAGCAACTTGATTTTGACGGGGTTGTATTGACCAAATTAGATGGTGATACGCGTGGTGGTGCTGCTCTATCCATTAGAACGGTTGTTGAGAAGCCTATCAAGTTCATCAGTAGCGGTGAAAAAATGGAAGCCATTGACCTTTTCTATCCGGATAGGATGGCACAAAGGATTCTCGGAATGGGTGATGTGGTTTCTTTGGTTGAAAAGGCACAAGAAACTTTCGATCAGGAAGAAACCAATCGACTATCTAAGAAAATAAGGAAAAACCAGTTTGATTTTGAGGATTTCCTTTCTCAATTGCAGCAAATTAAGAAAATGGGGAATGTAAAAGACCTATTGGGGATGTTGCCAGGCATGGGAAAACAAATTAAGGATTTGGACATTGATGACGATGCTTTTAAGCCAGTTGAAGCCATCATTCGCTCTATGACTTTTGAAGAACGTAGCAATCCTGAATTAATGAATGCTAGCCGTAAGAAAAGAATTGCGGAAGGAAGTGGAACTTCTGTGCAAGAAATCAACAACTTGCTGAAGCAATTTAAGGATATGCGTAAGATGATGAAGACCATGAATAAAATGAGTGGCAGCAAAAGAGGCTTGGCAGGCTTCAATCCTTTCGGAAAATAA
- a CDS encoding TonB-dependent receptor domain-containing protein codes for MHKTSTTILKIFILVLLSISTHQVWAQSTTVNGKLVDAKTNAPLAYANVSVFDSNDELVTGTVTPESGVFQLQVERGEYTLRIQFISYQTVNRELIANQNKIDLGTIELSEDVNQLSEVEVVAKRPQMEMKLDKRIFNVSEDLSNIGSNAESLFDNLPSVTVDIDGNVSLRGSGNVRILIDGRPSGLVGISGGSALRQIQADQIERVEVITNPSARYEAEGNAGIINIIMKKEKKGGVNGSVSANLGYPIIGGVNSNINYRKGNVNLFGSYGITYRENFGGGYIDQQFTPDDTTAYSTYVDRERERSGISQNARFGMDYSFNESTTLTGSFLYRISDENNLSYNYYDDYDGINKDTRELVRRSVRIQNEKEDEEVLEYDLNFTKTFGDNEDHKLTADFQYRNNSEIEDSDLRNERFVMSTEQYVDSIQQQSYISEFSENILMQANYVKPLGETRSFETGWRSTLRTITNEYEVTQNVEGQEADSVLSDFTNDFIYNENIHALYAIYNSEFDKFTYQLGLRAELTDITTQLKQPVDTINARDYLNLFPSVFMTYEFNKLHTLQASYSRRFDRPRFRSLNPFSNFNDDRNIRIGNPNLNPEFTDSYEVGLVNNFSDATLYSGLYYRRTTGVAERINTVIDGVTYTQPQNLAERNSIGIENNYSHDLNDWWRLNGNLNIYYSDTYGVVNEQVFEAETFTASGRATSQMSFSNDFNVQLSAFYRAPQQTTQGTRKAFYMVDLGFSKEVLDKKGTLALNVRDLLNSRRWRTTTSGDGFYYDSEFQWRTTTVTLSFDYRINSNKRNREKGGGDYEGGGDEF; via the coding sequence ATGCATAAAACAAGTACAACTATTCTGAAAATATTTATCCTGGTTTTATTAAGTATTAGCACTCATCAAGTTTGGGCGCAAAGTACTACAGTAAATGGCAAGTTGGTTGATGCTAAAACAAATGCCCCCTTGGCTTATGCAAATGTAAGTGTCTTTGATAGTAATGATGAATTAGTGACCGGTACTGTCACTCCTGAATCTGGAGTTTTTCAATTACAAGTGGAAAGAGGAGAATATACTTTAAGAATACAATTTATATCCTATCAAACTGTTAATAGAGAATTAATTGCAAATCAAAACAAAATTGATTTAGGAACTATTGAACTAAGTGAAGATGTAAATCAATTGTCAGAGGTGGAAGTGGTAGCCAAAAGACCTCAGATGGAAATGAAGCTAGATAAAAGGATTTTCAATGTAAGTGAAGACCTTAGTAATATAGGAAGCAATGCAGAATCTTTATTTGATAATCTTCCAAGCGTGACAGTAGATATTGATGGGAATGTATCCCTAAGAGGAAGCGGAAATGTAAGAATTTTAATTGATGGAAGACCATCTGGTTTAGTAGGTATTAGCGGTGGTTCTGCTTTAAGACAAATTCAAGCTGATCAAATTGAAAGGGTAGAGGTAATTACTAATCCATCCGCTAGATATGAGGCTGAAGGAAATGCAGGTATCATTAACATCATTATGAAGAAAGAGAAAAAGGGTGGAGTTAATGGGAGTGTAAGTGCCAATTTAGGATATCCTATTATTGGTGGAGTAAATAGTAATATTAATTACCGTAAAGGAAATGTTAACTTATTTGGTAGCTATGGAATCACTTACAGAGAAAATTTTGGCGGAGGTTATATTGACCAACAATTTACACCGGATGACACCACGGCTTACTCAACATATGTTGATAGAGAAAGAGAAAGAAGCGGAATATCTCAAAATGCAAGATTTGGAATGGATTATAGCTTTAATGAAAGCACAACTTTAACCGGATCATTTCTTTACAGAATTTCAGATGAAAATAATTTAAGTTACAATTATTATGATGATTATGATGGCATCAATAAAGACACTCGTGAATTGGTAAGACGTTCTGTTCGTATTCAAAATGAAAAAGAAGATGAGGAAGTTTTAGAATATGATCTGAATTTCACTAAGACCTTTGGGGATAATGAGGATCATAAATTAACAGCCGATTTTCAATATAGAAATAATTCAGAAATAGAAGATTCTGATTTAAGAAATGAAAGGTTTGTAATGTCTACTGAGCAATATGTAGATAGTATTCAACAACAATCTTATATAAGTGAATTTTCTGAAAATATATTAATGCAAGCCAATTACGTAAAACCACTTGGTGAAACTAGGTCTTTTGAAACAGGCTGGAGAAGTACTTTAAGAACTATAACCAATGAATATGAGGTGACACAAAATGTTGAAGGACAAGAAGCAGATAGTGTATTAAGTGATTTCACCAATGATTTTATCTACAATGAAAATATTCATGCACTTTACGCCATCTATAATAGTGAGTTTGATAAATTCACTTACCAATTAGGATTAAGAGCAGAACTAACGGATATTACTACTCAGTTGAAACAGCCTGTGGATACAATAAATGCTCGTGATTACCTCAATCTTTTCCCAAGTGTATTTATGACTTATGAATTTAATAAGTTACACACTTTGCAGGCTAGTTATAGTAGAAGATTCGATAGACCAAGATTCCGTTCCTTAAATCCATTCTCTAATTTCAATGATGATAGAAACATCAGAATTGGTAATCCAAATTTGAATCCAGAATTTACAGATTCATATGAGGTTGGATTGGTTAATAATTTTAGTGATGCCACCTTATATAGTGGTTTATATTATAGAAGAACTACTGGAGTGGCGGAAAGAATTAATACAGTTATAGACGGTGTTACCTATACACAACCACAAAATTTGGCTGAAAGGAATTCAATCGGGATTGAAAATAATTATTCACATGACCTAAATGATTGGTGGAGATTAAATGGGAATTTAAATATTTATTATTCAGATACTTACGGAGTCGTAAATGAACAAGTATTTGAAGCTGAAACTTTCACTGCATCAGGTAGAGCCACCTCTCAAATGTCGTTTAGTAATGATTTTAATGTGCAATTAAGCGCATTTTACAGAGCTCCTCAACAAACCACCCAAGGTACTAGGAAGGCATTTTATATGGTTGATTTAGGTTTCAGTAAAGAAGTATTGGACAAAAAAGGAACTTTAGCCCTAAATGTTAGAGATCTGTTGAACTCTAGAAGATGGAGAACTACCACTAGTGGTGATGGTTTTTATTATGATTCCGAATTTCAATGGAGAACAACAACGGTAACACTTTCATTCGATTACAGAATCAACTCCAATAAAAGAAATCGAGAAAAAGGTGGTGGAGATTATGAAGGCGGAGGAGATGAGTTTTAA
- a CDS encoding sensor histidine kinase, translating to MKNYLNYSIILTLISFLLLVAVQPIEAANIPLLATQKASMLNYLFEIENENLTNIFQAFSVSLLGLGVFGIAFSFVNVGSKRIKQHNEYLESQVKDRTRTLEQKHEQLIAQNEAYKEAIDLINEQKEEIETAQQDLLAKNRDLREAFEEIQSQNELLDHERSKLEQAKRIIQGQNKKLMGIARNLDQQVQDRTKELSVSNNLLVEKNKELDEFIYKSAHDLRGPIARFKGLSQLIQIEYDQNNDISDHLKHLNHSANHMDSMLKRLSNVYEISARPISPQKIDIEMILETVFERLKGEENLDNVSIEVNNTVKDKVQIDPSSLHLILKNLIGNAVRFYDPLKLKKWVKVTIEIIDKQLIVSVKDNGIGIKKEQQENIFDLFYVGSELPKGPGLGLYICKIITKKLNGDITLNYSSKEKETEFKTMIPISI from the coding sequence GTGAAAAATTATTTAAACTATTCTATTATCCTTACTTTGATTAGTTTTCTGCTATTGGTTGCTGTACAACCAATTGAAGCAGCTAACATTCCTTTATTAGCTACACAAAAAGCTAGTATGCTCAATTATTTATTTGAAATTGAGAATGAAAACCTTACAAACATATTTCAGGCATTTTCAGTATCCTTATTAGGATTAGGAGTATTCGGAATCGCATTCAGCTTTGTTAATGTTGGTTCGAAGAGAATAAAACAGCATAACGAATATTTAGAAAGTCAAGTAAAAGATAGAACAAGAACACTAGAACAAAAGCACGAACAATTAATTGCTCAAAATGAAGCTTATAAAGAAGCCATAGATTTAATAAATGAGCAAAAAGAAGAAATCGAAACGGCTCAGCAAGATTTATTAGCTAAAAATAGAGATTTAAGAGAAGCATTTGAAGAGATCCAATCTCAAAATGAACTTTTGGATCATGAAAGAAGCAAATTAGAGCAAGCCAAAAGAATCATTCAAGGTCAGAACAAAAAGTTGATGGGAATTGCAAGAAATCTCGATCAGCAAGTACAAGACAGAACTAAAGAACTTTCAGTATCCAACAACCTTTTAGTAGAAAAAAATAAAGAGCTTGATGAATTCATTTATAAATCAGCACATGATTTAAGAGGACCTATTGCAAGATTTAAAGGATTGAGTCAATTGATTCAAATAGAATATGATCAGAATAATGATATCTCAGATCATTTAAAGCATTTAAATCATTCCGCTAATCATATGGATAGCATGCTTAAAAGATTGAGCAATGTTTATGAAATTAGTGCCAGACCAATCAGCCCTCAAAAGATTGATATTGAAATGATATTGGAAACCGTGTTTGAGAGATTGAAAGGGGAGGAGAACCTTGATAATGTTTCCATAGAAGTTAATAATACAGTAAAAGACAAAGTTCAAATTGACCCTAGTTCCCTTCACTTAATTTTAAAGAATTTAATCGGAAATGCTGTTCGCTTTTATGATCCTTTAAAATTAAAGAAATGGGTTAAAGTAACCATTGAAATAATTGATAAACAATTGATTGTTAGTGTTAAAGACAATGGTATCGGAATTAAAAAAGAACAGCAAGAGAATATATTTGATCTATTTTATGTAGGCTCTGAATTGCCTAAAGGTCCTGGTTTGGGATTATATATTTGCAAAATCATCACCAAAAAGCTTAATGGTGACATCACCTTGAACTATTCATCAAAAGAAAAGGAAACTGAGTTTAAGACTATGATTCCTATTAGTATTTAA
- a CDS encoding response regulator transcription factor has translation MKVLIVEDQVELAKNIEDYLIKEGFQTSIAPDFFTATDKLAAYEYDVVILDLMLPDGNGMDLLYSLRANRKSIGTLILSAKNSIDDKVRGLDAGADDYLGKPFHLLELASRLKAIYRTRKQESSNEIQLDKILIDTDKKEVKVGDELLDLTKKEYEMLLFFANNAKRVLTKQNIAEHLWGDFIDQSDSFDFVYQHIKNLRKKIQKATGTDLLETVYGVGYKLKTL, from the coding sequence ATGAAAGTATTAATTGTAGAAGATCAAGTAGAATTGGCAAAAAACATTGAGGATTACCTTATAAAGGAAGGTTTTCAAACGAGTATTGCACCAGATTTTTTTACCGCAACCGATAAATTAGCGGCTTATGAATATGATGTTGTGATTTTAGATTTGATGTTGCCTGATGGAAACGGAATGGATCTGTTATATTCTCTAAGAGCCAACAGAAAAAGTATCGGAACTTTAATTCTATCTGCTAAGAATTCCATTGATGATAAAGTAAGAGGCTTAGATGCAGGTGCAGATGATTACTTAGGTAAACCATTTCATTTATTAGAATTAGCTTCTCGATTAAAAGCTATTTACCGAACCAGAAAGCAAGAGAGCAGTAATGAAATCCAACTAGATAAGATATTGATTGATACGGATAAGAAAGAAGTAAAAGTAGGGGATGAGTTACTGGATTTAACCAAAAAGGAATATGAAATGCTTTTGTTTTTTGCCAATAATGCCAAAAGAGTATTAACCAAACAAAATATAGCTGAACACCTTTGGGGCGATTTTATAGATCAAAGTGATTCATTTGATTTTGTATATCAACATATCAAAAACTTAAGAAAAAAAATTCAAAAAGCAACCGGAACTGATTTGCTGGAAACAGTTTACGGTGTAGGCTACAAGCTCAAGACTTTATAA
- a CDS encoding serine hydrolase domain-containing protein, which translates to MKKSTTIIAIVVGVMAISLAFYTTSEVAFTRSMDESSHSQLNYLNFNLVSPAPVMDSSLSNEAFDKDIDKFLNRWDIKGASVAVMKDNRLIYSKGYGYANIESKEKANTKHLFRIASASKLITAITIMKMVDDGLLDLQENVFGSEGILSDFEEMKDDNHKKIKVGHLLNHNGGWSWRDGDFMFQAAKIKRIMELEGPPTDDDIIEFVLKHRRLRYKPGTQYAYSNYGYMLLGKIIEYKSGKSYERYVNEHILEPNGIYGMRIADNYEWERKPFEVHYYNHPGAYQFQSFDGNFESVKKPYGGSDIKTLGAAGGWIASASQLAKIVSLIDPKNTSYQLLSKESQELMVSGKSYKDAYGWKGARGENWWRTGTLAGSACFIYRKDNGYSYAVVLNSSVWMGHRFNKYIKWMMDKSIMHLDDSSKHNLFYQDKIQNNLLPLAI; encoded by the coding sequence TTGAAGAAAAGTACCACGATAATTGCAATAGTAGTAGGGGTAATGGCAATTAGTTTGGCCTTTTATACCACTTCTGAAGTAGCCTTTACCCGTTCTATGGACGAAAGCTCCCACAGTCAATTAAATTATTTGAATTTCAATTTAGTAAGTCCTGCGCCTGTTATGGACTCCAGCTTAAGCAATGAAGCTTTTGATAAAGATATTGATAAATTCTTAAATCGATGGGATATCAAAGGGGCCAGTGTTGCCGTGATGAAGGATAATAGATTGATTTATTCCAAAGGCTATGGCTATGCAAATATTGAATCCAAAGAAAAAGCCAATACCAAGCATCTTTTCAGAATTGCCAGTGCATCTAAGTTAATTACAGCCATTACGATCATGAAAATGGTGGATGATGGATTATTAGATTTGCAAGAAAACGTATTTGGCTCAGAAGGAATTTTATCTGACTTTGAGGAAATGAAGGATGATAATCACAAAAAAATAAAAGTAGGTCATCTATTGAATCATAATGGAGGTTGGAGCTGGAGAGATGGTGATTTCATGTTTCAAGCAGCTAAAATTAAGCGAATTATGGAGTTAGAAGGGCCTCCAACTGATGATGACATCATTGAGTTCGTATTGAAACATAGAAGGTTAAGATATAAACCAGGTACGCAATATGCCTATTCAAATTATGGATATATGCTATTGGGTAAAATTATTGAATATAAATCTGGGAAAAGCTATGAGCGCTATGTTAATGAACATATTTTGGAACCGAATGGAATTTATGGAATGCGAATAGCAGATAACTACGAATGGGAAAGAAAACCATTTGAAGTTCATTATTATAATCATCCTGGAGCTTATCAATTCCAATCTTTTGATGGTAATTTCGAATCCGTTAAGAAGCCTTATGGAGGAAGTGATATCAAAACTCTTGGGGCTGCTGGTGGCTGGATAGCAAGTGCATCCCAATTAGCTAAAATTGTTTCATTAATAGATCCAAAGAACACATCATATCAACTACTTTCTAAAGAAAGCCAAGAACTTATGGTGAGCGGAAAAAGTTATAAGGATGCTTACGGCTGGAAAGGAGCAAGAGGAGAAAATTGGTGGAGAACAGGCACATTAGCAGGATCGGCTTGTTTTATCTATCGAAAAGATAACGGCTATTCTTATGCGGTTGTGCTGAATTCGAGCGTTTGGATGGGGCATAGATTCAACAAATACATTAAGTGGATGATGGATAAGTCAATTATGCATTTAGATGATTCCTCTAAACACAACTTATTTTACCAAGATAAAATCCAGAATAACCTTTTACCTTTAGCAATTTGA
- a CDS encoding sensor histidine kinase encodes MRLITKIVLIFLGLSFIVFIIGGVVTVQIISNEVKKEERWFLQERLRSTEKYIERRQPTRDIIRDKVIILPQQDSIEVDNIMFSDTIVYHSTLERPELHNKLEVGKKVEGRFYKITLYDIIIEQDDIVDGVIESLVKTYLLLFVVVLLGSWLLSRGLLKPFEDTLSAIKRFDIKENEPFNLPKTDTKEFKRLNEFIHQMSQKVMADYQSLKEFTENASHEIQTPISIAKGKLEILQNGNLDEEQKILVSEASKSLTNLSKLGNTLTLLAKIDNQEFEQKESVDVSNTLEDLLDEYEELIYLKGINLSKKVSEDIEWSIHPVLLEILITNLLNNAIKHNIPEGGFIKVYLKKNQLIIENSGKPLNHKPELLFARFKKGNQSSSSLGLGLAIIQKICKVSGLKINYINKEQLHQITIES; translated from the coding sequence ATGCGACTGATAACCAAAATAGTATTAATATTCCTCGGGCTCTCTTTTATCGTATTCATTATCGGTGGTGTAGTTACTGTTCAAATCATTTCAAATGAAGTAAAGAAAGAGGAGCGTTGGTTTTTACAAGAAAGGTTGCGTTCCACTGAAAAATACATTGAAAGGAGACAGCCTACAAGAGATATCATTCGGGATAAAGTTATCATTTTGCCACAGCAAGATTCAATTGAAGTAGATAACATTATGTTTTCAGATACTATTGTCTACCACAGTACCTTAGAAAGACCTGAGTTGCATAATAAGCTTGAAGTGGGTAAAAAAGTTGAGGGAAGGTTTTATAAAATAACTCTTTATGATATTATAATCGAGCAAGATGATATAGTTGACGGAGTAATTGAATCTTTAGTAAAAACATATTTACTGCTATTTGTTGTAGTGCTTTTAGGGAGCTGGTTACTTTCCCGAGGACTATTAAAACCATTTGAAGATACACTTTCTGCTATTAAGCGATTCGATATAAAAGAAAATGAGCCTTTTAATCTTCCTAAAACAGATACTAAGGAGTTTAAAAGATTAAATGAATTTATTCATCAGATGTCCCAAAAAGTAATGGCTGATTACCAGTCTTTGAAAGAATTCACGGAGAATGCAAGCCATGAAATTCAAACGCCAATTAGTATTGCAAAAGGTAAATTAGAAATTTTGCAAAATGGTAATCTTGATGAAGAACAGAAAATATTAGTAAGTGAGGCTTCCAAAAGTTTAACTAACCTATCAAAATTAGGAAATACTTTAACATTACTGGCTAAAATTGATAATCAGGAATTTGAACAAAAGGAAAGTGTTGATGTAAGCAATACCTTGGAAGATTTATTAGATGAATACGAAGAATTAATCTATTTAAAGGGAATTAATTTAAGTAAAAAAGTTAGCGAAGACATTGAATGGAGTATTCATCCAGTATTATTAGAAATCTTGATTACCAATCTTTTGAATAACGCCATCAAGCATAATATACCTGAAGGAGGTTTTATAAAAGTTTACTTGAAAAAAAATCAATTAATAATTGAAAACTCTGGTAAACCATTAAACCATAAACCTGAACTACTTTTCGCCCGATTTAAGAAAGGAAATCAAAGTAGTTCATCTTTAGGTTTAGGCTTAGCAATTATTCAAAAAATCTGTAAAGTAAGCGGATTAAAAATAAATTATATCAATAAAGAACAGCTCCATCAAATCACAATAGAAAGTTGA
- a CDS encoding lycopene cyclase family protein yields MQYKLKYDFIIGGAGLAGLTLAWKMLDEGLLKHKKLLIIDRDKKNTNDRTWCFWAEPDKWLNDLPISKSWKNACVKGNDFEINQSLHPYQYYKIEGIDYYNFIFNKLSNSAQITIIQDVIVGENAKSKIVETQNAQYQFTEYFFKSYFIADELLDIRNPKKHFIWQHFLGWKIKTQSNNFDLETITYMDMRVPEVKSGLSFGYILPEKKNEALVEYTLFSAELWKKEEYENALRHYIENTLNIQEYEIVEEEYNKIPMTNTVFEQRNNSIIPIGTLAGTVKPSTGYSFVRNYRHIHLIVNSLRSNTQSFESANSKRFRFYDEVLMNVLVTEKSSGHEVFGKLYKGNTLPALLKFLNEETSLWEDLKIMNTVPKWAFVKAVFGEMAPKGSRTKTFTEETL; encoded by the coding sequence TTGCAATATAAACTTAAATACGATTTCATTATTGGCGGTGCAGGCTTAGCTGGGCTCACTTTAGCTTGGAAAATGCTTGATGAAGGATTATTAAAGCATAAGAAACTCTTGATTATTGATCGTGATAAAAAGAATACCAATGATCGTACTTGGTGCTTTTGGGCTGAACCTGATAAATGGTTGAATGATTTGCCGATTTCTAAATCATGGAAAAATGCCTGCGTAAAAGGAAATGATTTTGAAATTAATCAAAGTCTTCACCCTTATCAATATTATAAAATTGAAGGAATTGATTACTATAACTTCATATTCAATAAATTAAGTAATAGTGCTCAAATTACTATTATTCAAGATGTTATAGTTGGAGAAAATGCGAAAAGTAAAATAGTTGAAACTCAAAATGCTCAATATCAATTTACTGAGTACTTTTTCAAATCTTACTTTATTGCAGATGAACTTTTAGATATAAGAAATCCTAAAAAGCACTTTATTTGGCAGCATTTCTTGGGCTGGAAGATTAAAACTCAATCGAATAATTTTGATCTGGAAACCATTACCTACATGGATATGCGAGTTCCTGAAGTGAAGTCAGGTTTGAGTTTTGGCTATATTCTGCCAGAAAAGAAGAATGAAGCCTTAGTGGAATACACTCTGTTTTCAGCTGAACTCTGGAAAAAGGAAGAATATGAGAATGCTTTAAGACATTATATTGAAAACACACTCAATATTCAAGAGTATGAAATAGTAGAAGAGGAATACAATAAGATTCCCATGACCAATACGGTTTTTGAGCAAAGAAATAATAGTATCATTCCCATAGGTACTTTAGCTGGGACCGTAAAGCCAAGCACCGGTTATTCTTTTGTTCGAAATTACCGGCATATCCATCTGATTGTTAATAGCTTAAGGAGCAATACTCAAAGTTTTGAATCTGCTAATTCCAAGCGGTTTAGGTTTTATGATGAAGTGTTAATGAATGTGCTAGTTACTGAAAAAAGTAGCGGTCATGAAGTTTTTGGCAAACTCTATAAAGGCAATACATTACCAGCACTTCTAAAATTCCTTAATGAAGAAACTTCACTGTGGGAGGATTTAAAAATCATGAATACGGTGCCTAAATGGGCATTTGTGAAGGCTGTTTTTGGGGAAATGGCCCCTAAAGGAAGCCGCACAAAGACTTTCACTGAAGAAACATTGTGA